One Microcaecilia unicolor chromosome 4, aMicUni1.1, whole genome shotgun sequence genomic region harbors:
- the LOC115469636 gene encoding P2Y purinoceptor 1-like, producing MKNVNDFCEPEGTVLGAIQRTLIPGTFLFILLVGLPLNLSVLWILIARVKRWNRSTVFLCNLVLADITWILTLPVLITYHLNQLHWVFGDAVCKATRTVYHICYYCSIYFVTCLGVDRYLAIVHPLKSLSLLSKQRSLRICFSIWLLTCIFSVPVSYMAGTQSCQSNRTTCSLYVFSSATSTSLPFSITSTTLGCLLPLSSIFYCYCSSVGQLRRTGFQRAHKRGALTSFMYAALIVFALLYLPYHASRNTCIFLRAFRASATSSIRAADTLFFALMAVCSLNSCINPLFCFLTGGDFREQVSKLVFSCRQKKPWQRGPGLATVCPVE from the exons ATGAAG AATGTGAATGACTTCTGTGAGCCCGAAGGTACAGTCCTAGGTGCCATCCAGCGGACCCTCATCCCCGGTACCTTCCTCTTCATCCTGCTGGTGGGACTGCCTTTGAACCTCTCAGTGCTCTGGATCCTCATAGCCCGCGTGAAACGCTGGAACCGAAGCACAGTTTTTCTTTGTAACTTGGTCCTGGCCGACATAACTTGGATCTTGACTCTCCCCGTCTTGATCACGTACCACTTAAACCAGCTGCACTGGGTCTTTGGAGATGCGGTCTGCAAGGCCACCAGGACCGTTTACCACATCTGCTATTACTGCAGCATCTACTTTGTGACCTGCCTTGGTGTCGATCGCTACTTGGCCATTGTTCATCCCTTGAAGTCCTTGTCACTGCTCAGTAAGCAGAGGTCCCTTCGCATCTGCTTCTCCATCTGGCTGTTGACCTGCATCTTCAGCGTGCCCGTGAGCTACATGGCCGGCACCCAGAGCTGCCAAAGTAACAGAACCACCTGTTCCCTCTATGTGTTCTCCAGCGCAACCTCCACCTCTCTGCCCTTTtccatcacctccaccaccttGGGCTGCCTCCTGCCCCTTTCCTCCATCTTCTACTGttattgcagtagtgtaggccaGCTGCGAAGGACGGGCTTCCAACGTGCACACAAGCGGGGCGCCCTTACCAGCTTCATGTACGCGGCACTGATTGTCTTTGCACTGCTTTATCTTCCCTATCATGCCTCAAGAAACACCTGCATCTTCTTAAGAGCCTTTCGGGCTAGTGCCACCAGTTCTATCCGAGCGGCCGACACCTTGTTTTTCGCCCTGATGGCCGTGTGCAGCCTGAATTCTTGTATCAACCCCCTCTTCTGTTTTCTCACCGGTGGGGATTTTCGGGAGCAGGTTTCTAAATTGGTTTTCTCTTGTCGACAGAAGAAACCGTGGCAAAGAGGGCCTGGGCTGGCAACTGTTTGCCCTGTGGAATAA